The DNA window GCAAACCTGGGTAAGAATGACTATGGAGCATGGTGGTGGGTGCTCACGCCATCACCCGAGATGGGACGCTCCAAAACTCCACCAAGCCCTGGGCCCCTGAACCTTTGAGCGCCTGCCCTGTCATCTTGGAGCCCCCGCAGCCAGGGCAGACGAgaacccaggcatcccaaggccAAGGTACCTGAAGTTGTAACCAGATGAGGCTGGGACATGCTTGGGGTCAAGCCTCCGGAAGGAGTACTTGGGATTGCACTTTGATGCTGACAGGTCCAGGTCACAGTCCCAGTTGATAATGACCCCAATGACGCCACCCTGCCCAGAGTAGGCACAGAGATGGGTGTCAGGGAGGGCACACAGAGGACCCTCAAGGGCTGTGGGGTCCTGCCTTGAGACTGCATATGGGGTGCtcatctcggggcacctgggacAGCTCAAGGCTGAGAGCCGGGGTGCTTGGGGAGTGCCCTGCTTCTGAAGCATGAGGGGACGCTGGTGGCCAGCTGTGTGACTAGGAGTCAATAATTTAGCAGGAGCCATGCGTGCCCAGATGGGTTGGCTGATCGTGTTTCTCCATCTGCCTGAGCAGGGCCAGGGTTGGCCAAGACTCTGCAAAGGGGGTTGGCAGAGCCTTCGTCTGCAAGTAGGGGCCAGCATCTGAAAGGAGAGCCGGCTCCCCCACTGTCCCTTGGCTGCCCCCTCACCGTGTGTGCCAGCTCTGTGAAGTTCTCCCCTGCCTGTTCCACAATGAAGCCCAGCTTGAAAATGGGACAGTAGAGGTCAGAGACCTTGTCAAACGTACAGCGTTTCAGGTAGCCGTCCTTCCGGTGCTCTATGTTGCCCCTGCGGACAGGACCCAGCAACGTCAGGGGCTCTGGACCCACCAACAGCACGCTCCCTGGAGGTAGCTCCCATCCCTAGCCCACTGTCACCATACCCTAGTGGCTCTTACTTGGAGAACTGGAATTTAGGGTAGTGGATGCTGTTCTTGATGAGGATGGTGAAATTTGGGGCCATCTTGCCGAGAAATTGGCTGAAGAGGCACAGACTGGATGTGTTTAGTCTTCCCGCCCCAGTCCCCCTCCCCGGCACATCCCggctctgctcagtgaggaaagggaaacagagTCGTGCTGGGGTGTCAGCTGGGGCCCGGGTAGGTGGGGTCACCGGGGGTGCACACCTGACAGAGGCCCCGTCTTCCACCGGGCACCAGCCCGACACCTCGCAGGTCTTGGCCGAGCCTTGGTAGTAGGGCACGCAGCGCCCGGTCCGCAGGCCTGCGGGCAGACGTGCACTCAGGGGGCGAGGGGCGCTGCCCGGTCCCACCCCCCCGCTGGCGGGCACTGACCGTTTCCCAGCATGTCCAGCTGCCCGGCCACGCAGTCCTCGTCTGAGTCACAGGTGGCGTTGCTGACCCTCATACTCTAGGGAGGAACCGGCTTGGACAGGAGCCCCACACCTTCTGGGGCAGGCACAGCTGGgtcccctccctccgccccagctctgccctccccctggccTCACCTCTGGGCAGGTTCCGAGGGTCTGGGAGGGTGTGACCTCAATCCTGGTGATGATGCTGAACACGCTGCCTCCCTGGGCTCAGAAAGAGGGGACGGTCGGCCGAGGCGGGCAGCGCAGGCACCCCTCGCTCCTTCCcgggggcgcgcggggcgggcAGGCGCACCTCGGGGGGCTTCACGTACTCCTCCACGTCCCACACTTTGTGTTCGGAGAAGGTGATACCCTTGACCTTGGTGATGACGGAGCTCTCGGGGCCCGTCTCGCTGTCCTGGTAACTCTTCTGCACGATGAACACGTACCTGCAGGACGGGCAGGGCCGCTCTGGAGGCGACCCGGGGCCCTC is part of the Zalophus californianus isolate mZalCal1 chromosome 14, mZalCal1.pri.v2, whole genome shotgun sequence genome and encodes:
- the P2RX2 gene encoding P2X purinoceptor 2, with product MAVAEPKPPARAEAARRLARGCWSAFWDYETPKVIVVKNRRLGVVYRAVQLLILLYFVWYVFIVQKSYQDSETGPESSVITKVKGITFSEHKVWDVEEYVKPPEGGSVFSIITRIEVTPSQTLGTCPESMRVSNATCDSDEDCVAGQLDMLGNGLRTGRCVPYYQGSAKTCEVSGWCPVEDGASVSQFLGKMAPNFTILIKNSIHYPKFQFSKGNIEHRKDGYLKRCTFDKVSDLYCPIFKLGFIVEQAGENFTELAHTGGVIGVIINWDCDLDLSASKCNPKYSFRRLDPKHVPASSGYNFRFAKYYKINGSTTRTLIKAYGIRIDVIVHGQAGKFSLIPTIINLATALTSIGVGSFLCDWILLTFMNKHKVYSRKKFDKVCTPRRSPGSWPVTLAFVLGQAPPPPHPCTADPQALAAAAPPPWLCPTSAPPEQMVDPPEQTAEPELSTSEPSRQDSTFTDPRGLAQL